From Trichocoleus desertorum ATA4-8-CV12, a single genomic window includes:
- a CDS encoding DUF4174 domain-containing protein, translated as MQSLPVLVFLSLLQGCVGTQPFISMSDLPTPPQSQSTKVASVAATSGRSQGVEFRLSDYQWQHRILLVFAPSIGASDYQQQIQIWQADRAGVADRDLKLVEILGTGKNQADGQSISAASADGLRRQFGVSVEEFAVILVGKDGTEKQRSQAPMDLARLYRTINAMPMRQQEMRSRP; from the coding sequence ATGCAGTCTTTACCTGTACTTGTGTTTCTATCCCTGTTACAGGGCTGTGTTGGCACTCAGCCTTTCATCTCGATGAGTGATTTACCAACCCCGCCTCAATCTCAATCGACAAAGGTAGCAAGCGTTGCTGCGACCTCCGGTCGCTCACAGGGAGTCGAATTTAGGTTGAGTGACTATCAATGGCAACACCGCATTCTGTTGGTCTTTGCCCCCTCAATTGGTGCATCCGATTATCAGCAACAGATACAGATTTGGCAGGCGGATCGGGCGGGTGTAGCGGATCGTGACCTCAAGCTAGTAGAAATTTTAGGAACTGGAAAGAACCAGGCCGATGGGCAATCCATCAGTGCGGCATCAGCAGACGGGCTCAGACGACAATTTGGTGTTTCGGTGGAAGAGTTTGCGGTAATCTTAGTTGGGAAAGACGGCACAGAAAAACAGCGAAGCCAAGCCCCAATGGATTTAGCCAGGCTATACCGCACCATCAATGCGATGCCGATGCGCCAGCAAGAAATGCGTTCTCGACCATAG
- a CDS encoding saccharopine dehydrogenase NADP-binding domain-containing protein — protein sequence MSDHASERPYDVVLYGASGFVGQQTVQYFATHASLAGVRWAIAGRNRQKLAAVRDAIGVGVEVLMADSQDQQAIDAIVSQTRVILNTAGPFALYANALVDACVRLRTHYVDITGETPWVKILIDRYHAQAAIDGTRIIPCCGFDSVPSDLGTYLVVRHLQREFGVPCQEVNAYFQAFGGVNGGTLASAMNLYNSPGAAHMSHPFFLNPSASYSQVEVDRNRDPQMPSFDANLNTWVAPFFMGVVNTRIVRRSRALYEEWQEPYGPDFTYQEYLKFDEPLAWLKATGVTVGLALFMGILQQPQTRYVLSHRLVPPLLQPILPKPGEGPSEQTMNEGWFSCELLGTAVDGRQIRGLIRDQADPGNRATVKFVCESALSLALQMDELPGGETRGGILTPATGLGDVLAERLRQAGMTIEVNSS from the coding sequence ATGTCTGATCATGCTTCGGAACGTCCCTATGATGTGGTTCTCTACGGTGCCAGTGGCTTTGTCGGTCAGCAGACGGTGCAGTACTTTGCCACTCATGCGTCTCTTGCAGGGGTGCGGTGGGCGATCGCGGGGCGTAACCGCCAGAAATTAGCAGCCGTTCGAGATGCGATTGGGGTTGGGGTAGAGGTGCTGATGGCGGATAGCCAGGATCAGCAGGCGATCGATGCGATTGTCTCTCAAACCCGCGTGATTCTCAACACGGCTGGCCCCTTTGCCCTCTACGCGAATGCCCTGGTTGATGCCTGCGTTCGCTTGAGAACCCATTACGTGGACATTACCGGAGAAACTCCCTGGGTCAAAATCCTGATCGATCGCTACCATGCTCAGGCGGCTATTGATGGAACCCGGATCATCCCCTGTTGTGGCTTTGATTCAGTGCCATCCGATCTGGGGACTTACCTAGTGGTTCGTCACCTGCAACGAGAATTTGGTGTGCCCTGCCAGGAGGTCAATGCTTACTTCCAAGCCTTCGGCGGTGTCAACGGTGGCACCCTGGCATCAGCCATGAATCTCTACAACTCGCCAGGGGCAGCCCACATGAGTCATCCCTTTTTTCTCAATCCCTCTGCCTCCTACTCTCAAGTTGAAGTTGATCGGAACCGTGATCCGCAAATGCCCTCCTTTGATGCGAACCTCAACACCTGGGTGGCCCCTTTTTTCATGGGAGTTGTGAATACTCGCATCGTTCGCCGTAGTCGTGCTTTGTACGAGGAATGGCAGGAACCCTATGGACCCGACTTCACCTATCAGGAATATCTCAAGTTTGATGAACCCCTCGCATGGCTGAAGGCAACGGGTGTAACAGTGGGTCTGGCACTGTTCATGGGAATTCTCCAACAACCCCAGACGCGATACGTGCTATCGCACAGGCTAGTGCCACCGCTGCTACAGCCCATCTTGCCCAAACCGGGTGAGGGACCCTCTGAGCAAACGATGAATGAAGGATGGTTCAGCTGTGAATTGTTAGGGACTGCGGTAGATGGGCGTCAGATCCGAGGGCTGATTCGAGATCAGGCCGACCCTGGCAACCGAGCCACAGTCAAGTTTGTGTGTGAATCAGCCTTGAGCTTGGCTCTGCAAATGGATGAGTTGCCCGGTGGCGAAACCCGGGGAGGCATTCTGACGCCAGCCACCGGATTAGGGGATGTCCTGGCAGAGCGATTACGTCAGGCTGGGATGACGATAGAGGTGAACTCGTCGTGA
- a CDS encoding nucleotidyltransferase domain-containing protein, which translates to MNEPLPQFIHSVVDRLRSIEGVVAIALGGSRARGNHTLKSDIDVGLYYQPENPPNFLALNHLASELDDKHRTNLITPIGEWGNWINGGGWLRIEGIPVDFLYRDVVQVNHVIDDCHSGQITIDYQPGHPHGFVSSSYVGEVALGLLSRFEG; encoded by the coding sequence ATGAATGAGCCATTGCCCCAGTTCATTCATTCTGTCGTCGATCGCTTGCGCTCAATTGAGGGAGTTGTGGCGATCGCTTTGGGTGGTTCAAGAGCAAGAGGCAACCATACACTGAAGTCAGATATCGATGTGGGGCTTTATTACCAGCCAGAGAACCCGCCGAATTTCCTGGCGCTCAATCACCTCGCCTCCGAACTAGACGACAAGCACCGCACGAACCTGATCACCCCAATCGGCGAGTGGGGTAATTGGATTAACGGTGGAGGATGGCTAAGAATTGAAGGCATTCCAGTCGATTTCCTCTATCGGGATGTGGTTCAAGTCAACCACGTCATTGATGACTGTCACAGTGGACAAATTACGATCGACTACCAACCTGGACACCCTCACGGCTTTGTGTCTTCGAGCTACGTGGGTGAAGTTGCTCTTGGTCTGCTCAGCCGCTTTGAAGGCTAA